The Argonema galeatum A003/A1 genome contains the following window.
GGCGTCAGTAACTGTTTGAATCACCTTAACACGGGCATAGTACTTATCATTAGCGGCGATCGAAGTCCAAGGAGCGGTGGGTGTGCTGGTACGCTGAATTGCCTGATTTACCGCCACTTCATATAAAGGCCACTTTTCTCGATTGCGCCAATCTTCCTCTGTGAGTTTATATCCCTTAAACGAGTCATTCTCGCGTTCGTTGAACCGTTCTAGCTGTTTTTCGGGGCTGATGTGCAGCCAAAACTTGACCAAAACGTAGCCATCGCCAGTCAGTTGGGCTTCAAACTCGTTGATTTCTTGATAGGCGCGACGCCATTCGGTTTCTGTGGCAAAGCCTTCGACTCGTTCTACCAATACTCGACCATACCAACTGCGATCGAAAATGCCAAATCTGCCCGCAGTTGGTAATTTTCGCCAGAATCGCCACAGGTAATGGTGCGCTTTCTCTTCCTCTGTGGGTGCGGCAAAGGCATTAACCTTGTAACTGCGGGGGTCGAGAATGTCGGTAAGGCGTTTGATTGCCCCACCTTTACCGGCGGCATCCCAGCCTTCAAACAAAACCAGAACTGGAATCTGATTTTCGTCGATGCGCTGCTGTAGTTTGAGTAGCCGGATCTGTTCGTGGCGTAATTGTTTTTTATATTCTCCATGCGAGAGGGAGAGATTTAGATCTACTTGAGCCAAGAAATCAGGTTCGGATGGGTTGAGGTGGTCTGGCGGGGGGAGAATTGGTGCTGGTGTGCGATAGTGAAGTCGATCGAGTGCCTCTTGGATTGAGCTTGCCAGTTGGGTGAGGACTTTCACCCTCGCCCACCGCTGACAGTCGCCTTCTACTAATGTCCAAGGGGCTGGCCCGGTGCTGGTGTAAACGAGCATTTCTTCGGCAAGGGCGACATATTTATCGTAATTTTTGTGTTGCTGCCAGTCTTCTCGGCGCACCCGCCAGGATTGCAAGGAGTCGGAAGCGTATTTTTTGAGCCGCTGCTTCAATTCCTTTTCGCTTAGATGAATCCAAAATTTGGCGATCGCAACTCCATCATCCGCCATCTGGTGTTCAAACGCATTGATGTGCTGCATCACCATCGGCACTTGCGTTTCCTTTACCCGTTCAAACAGGCGGTCTTCTAAGACGTGGATATACCAGCTGTGATAGAAAAACCCGATGCTGCCACGGGCTGGTAGTTGCTTCCAAAATCGCCACAAAAATGGGTATTGTTGTTCTTCTGGGCTAGGCGGCCAGATCGGATGGACTGCAAACCCACGCGGGTCCATGTATCCCACCATTTTCTTGACTAAGGCACCTTTGCCCGCCGCTGCCCAGCCTTCCAGCACGACAATTACGGGCATTTTTTTTTCCCAACAAGCTTTTTGGAGCGATCGCAGAGTTCGCATCAAGGTTTCAATCTGCGATTTGTAGGCCGCTTTATCAAGGCAAAGATCTAGATCGAGGTTATCCAGCATAGGGCTAGGGGCTAGGGGCTAAGGAAAGAGGAGGGAGACAACACTGATTCTGACATCCGTGTATCTGCGTATATCCGTTTTGTGCAGTGCGGGTGAAAATGAAAAATAAGCGATCGGCCATTACCCATTCCCAGTCGTGTAACTTCTAATTATACAAATCACAAAGTTGGTTATAAGTAATGAGTATAAACTTGGAAATTTTTATTTCAGTGAAAATACTGGGCAAATTTATAGATTTCCTTAAAATTACTTGACAAATCAACTTTTTTCTTAAATTTTTCTGAAGGCGAGCCAGAGTAATATCCTAATGGGTTGTTGGAGCCATTGATCATTGGATTGCTTTGCAATGCGATGTCAATGGCTTTAGCCCAAAAATATTTCTAGGAACTATTACCCCTATCTTGAGAGAGATTTTTTAATCATAAAACGGTAGGAATGGGAGTTGTCACAATATGGAACGTAGCTTCTTACTCAGGCTTTATGAAATGGGAGAAAGAGATTTCACCGGGGTCGATCTGCGGGGCGCAGACCTGAGTGGTGTCACCTTGATCGACGTAAACTTATCGGGAGCGAACCTCACAGGAGCCAACCTCAGCAGAGCTTTTCTAACAAAATCAAACTTGAGTGGGGCTTTTCTGAACTGGGCGAATCTGACTTTTGTCAAAATGAGCGAAGGCTATATGGCAGATGCAGACTTCACTAAAGCTGACATTAGCGGTGCCTTCATGGTGAAGTCTAACCTAAGTAGGGCAAAATTGAGTGGGGCAAATCTTACTGGAGTCAATCTCAGAGGATCTGACCTTGAGAAAGCCAATCTCTGCGGAGCAAATTTAGAAAATATCAATCTGCGGGGGGCTAACCTCATAGGAGCCAACCTCAACTGGGCTAAACTGTCTGGTGCTAGACTAAGCGGGGCAGCACTGTATGGAGCCTTTTTAAACAATGTCAACCTCACAGGAGCGTTTCTGAATGGTGTTGACCTGAATGGTGTCGATCTTAATGGAGCGAATCTCAGCGAGGCAAAGTTGAATGGGGCGAAACTGCAAGCAGCGAACCTGACGGCAACTAATTTCAGTGAAGCTCAATTGCATGGGGTTAGCTTGACAGGCGCAGACTTGACAGGCGCAGACTTAACGAACGCTTCTCTTTGCAAAGCTAAACTTAATTGGTCGAACTTGAGTAAAGCAGACTTGAGCAAAGCAGACCTCAAGGGGGCGAACTTGCTGGGAGCCAAAATTGATGGGGCAGAATTTACAGATGTCACCATGTTTGATTCGACTAGACGATATCTTTGTACGATCGCAACAGGGACGACGGTGTGGTCTGGGAGAGAAACTAGAGCCACCCTAACCTTTTCCCCAAATCCAGCCAGACAGGCAATTTTGAGCTAAATCCTCGCAAGGTATAGAATGTGTCGGAAGCTAAATCCACAATTTTAGTCACAGGGGGAGCCGGTTATATCGGTACCCATGCGGTGCTGGCGCTGAAGCGTGCTGGCTATGAGGTCATTGTTCTCGACAACTTGGTGTATGGACACCGAGAGTTGGTGGAAGATGTCCTTCAGGTAAAACTGATTGTCGGCGATACGAACGATCGCACCCTGCTTGACGAGCTGTTTGCCACCCACAATATCGCAGCAGTCATGCACTTTGCCGCCTATATCGCTGTAGGCGAATCGGTTGTAGAGCCGGGAAAATATTACCGTAACAACGTAACTGGCACCTTGACTCTCCTAGAAGCTATGGTGGCAGCTTCTGTGAAAAAATTCGTCTTTTCCTCGACTTGTGCTGTATATGGCGAACCGCAGAAGGTTCCTATCCCAGAAGACCATCCTTACAATCCCATGAGTCCCTATGCCAGCAGTAAGTTAATGGTAGAGAGGATTTTGGCGGATTTTGATGTGGCTTACGGTTTGAAGTCAGTTATTTTCCGTTACTTCAATGCTGCTGGTGCCGAACCGACTGGTTTGCTGGGCGAAGATCACAACCCGGAAACACACTTGATTCCGCTGGTACTCCTAGCTGCTTTGGGTAAGCGAGAATCGATTACTATTTTGGGTACTGATTACCCGACACCAGATGGAACGGGCGTGCGCGATTATATCCATGTTTGCGATTTGGCAGATGCTCACGTTTTGGGCGTGAAGTATCTGTTAAAAGGAAATAATAGCGAAATATTTAATTTAGGAAATGGCAACGGATTTTCGGTCAGAGAAGTAATTGAAACGGGAAAGGCTGTGACTGGCCGCGATTTTAAGGTGGTCGAGAGCGATCGCCGTCCGGGTGATGTGCCAGTTTTAGTTGGCAGTAGCGATAAAGCGAAGCAAAATCTGGGCTGGTCTCCTCAGTACTTAGATTTGCGGGAGATTGTAATGCACGCTTGGCAATGGCATCAAAAACGGCATGAATAAAAGGACAAACTAAAAGATAAAAAGGCAAAAGAAAGAGCAGATATTGCAAGTCTTTATACTTTTGCCTTTTTATTTTTTCTTTGCTTAGCAAGCGCCCTTCTTAGCCAAAACGACTTGTACAGTTTTTAGGATCAAAGTCATGTCATACAAAGGAGTCCAAACATTTTGGTAGCGTAGGTCTAGAAGAACGATGTCTTCAAAATCCTTTACCGAAGAACGACCGTTAACCTGCCATTCACCTGTCAGACCTGGCTTAACATTTAATCTGCGCCAATGATGATCGTTGTAGTTAGCGACTTCATCAAATGTGGGTGGTCTAGTACCAACCAAGCTCATCTCTCCAACCAGGACGTTCCAAAATTGGGGCAGTTCATCTAGGCTCGTTTTGCGTAAGAAACGCCCGACTCTAGTGACACGCGGATCGTTTTCGTTCTTAAAGATTAGTCCTTTAGCTTCGTTCTTAATTTGGGATTTGAGGGCGTCGGCATTTGTGACCATCGATCGAAACTTGCGAATTTTAAAGCGTTGGCCCCGGAGTCCGCAGCGATCTTGGCTGTAAAGTATCGGGCCAGGATTGTCAAGTTTGATTGCGATCGCGATCGGTACAAAAACGATTGCCAGAATCAGTAACCCTACTATACTGCCCGCTATGTCCACCAAACGCTTAAGAGTTGAGCTAGTCGAAGGGTGATGCGCCGGAAAGGATAGGGATCTTGCTGAAGGAACAAGTGTTGGCGATAGTGCTGTATGGGTCATCATAGCGGATACCTTAATAACGCAACCGTAAAACTACTTAGATTTGATTTAAATCATATAGTCATGGTTCCAGAAGCGGTACTGTTGTGAGGCTTAATTTGCAGAATCTTCATCGATTAGGCCGATTCCGATAGGTTATGTAAAGTTACGGTGAAGTTTTTGCGTAAAATATGGAACTCTACGTAGGGAGGGAGATAAATTACCTGGGTACATCTACTGACAGAACGCTTCTTGAGTGCTGAGAGACGTATAAAATTAGGTATCACCAGATACATTTTTCTGAGCTTTTTGGCCCGATCGCAATTAAGTTAAAACTGGAAGCAGAACGAAATCTGACTGTGTGATTAGGTTAGCCTGTACTCCAGACAAAGTTACCAACTGTTGACCGCTGCTTTTGACACTAATTAAAGTGGCATTGTTAATTTGAGCGATCGCTAATTGCTCAAAAGTCAAGCCACTTACCAAACCAAGTAAATCTTGACCGTCTTCAAAGTCAATAATTGTATCGAAGCCGAAAGCGATTTGGAGGAAGAAGCGATCGGTCCCAGTACCTCCCTTGAGCATATCATTACCCAAATCCCCGAACAATAGGTCATTTCCAGCGCCACCCATCAGCGTATCGTCGTCTTTACCGCCGACGAGGGTATCATCTCCCTCATCGCCCCAGATCTTATCTGTTCCTTCATTGCCAAACAGCAGGTCATTCCCCTTACCGCCGCAGATACAATCGCGATCGGCATTACCACCAGATTGAGTACTACCATTACCCCCATAGATAGTATCGTTCCCTTCTCCCCCGCAGAGACTATCATTGCCTTTATCGCCGAACAGGATATCGTCGCCAACATTACCGACAACGATATCGTTATCCCTACCGCCGCGCACAGTATCGTTACCGTCATCGCCGAATAGAGTGTCGTCACCGGCGTTTCCATTCAGCACATCCTCGCCGATACCGCCGAATAACAAATCGCGTCCGTTCGTGTCGCTAGTCACGGCGTCGCTACTACCGCCAAATACGGTATCGTTTCCTTTATCCCCAGCGAGGGTATCGTCGCCGAAATCACCCCAAATTAGGTCATTATCACCGCCGCCACGCACAAAATCGTTACCCTGACCCCCGCGTGCAGTATCGTTGCCCGTGTTACCGTTGAGAACATCATCGCCTAAGTTACCGTTGAGGAGGTCGTCGCCTTCATTACTGGAAATCCAATCGCGTCCGTCCCCACCAAAAGCGGTGTCATTACCCGCATGACCGTAAAGATTATCATTGCCAGCATTACCCAATAGCAAGTCATCGCCATCCAAACCATTGAGTGCTTCGCTAATATTGCTGCCAATGAGAGTATCGTTATTTGCAGTACCATTCTTAGTGCTGCTGACTGCATTCGGTAAGACTTGCGATCGATTCGGTCCGCCTTCACCCGTCAGCGTATCTAGATTCGGATAAACTATCTGTTCGCAGAAGCAATCATCTTCTTCTATATCGTCGTTAGTAATGATACCAGTGCTTTGTCTGGCACTTAAGTTGAGAGTTGCATTGGTTGCAGTGGTTAAGTTAACGGTAAAAGTTTCATCTATCTCTGGGATGATATCGTTGATAACGTTAACGGTGATGGATTTGCTGGTGTCGCCGGGATTAAATGCGATCGTACCATCATTATCCGCGTAATCGCTACCAGCGGTAGCACTACCGTTGTCGGTGGTGTAAGCGACGGTGACGGGAACGACGCTGGGATTGGAAAGGTTGACGGTGAAGCTGTAAGGAATTATACCGCTGTTTCCTTCAGTTTGTGCGATCGTGATGGGACTTATGCTAACGCTAGTGCTGTCATTATCGGTATTGATAACATTGATATCGACGGGATTGACATTATTGTATTGGGTGTCGGTACTGGTAGCAGCGGCGGTGATAACTTGATAAGCGATATCGCCATCAACTATATTGTCATCAATTCCTGCGATCGTAACACTTTGCGCCGTATTCCAATTACCAGCCGTGAAAGTAAGGGAAGATTTATCAATTGTCCCTTCAGCCGTATTACTGCTACTTAATCCCAGAATAACATCCGCAGTTGGCTGACTATTCAGTTTGACGGTAAAGTTTGCCGTCGTACCATTTTCTCCCGTCGTTAATATTATGGGAGTAATCGTAAATCCAGCGTTGTCGTTGTCGGTATTGGTAACGTTGATATCGACGGGATTGACATTATTGTAATTACTGTCGGTACTGGTAGCGGCGGCGGTGATAATTTGGTAAGCTTTGTCGCCGTCAGCAATGAAGTCATCAATTCCGGTAATCGTGACAGTTTGGACGGTATTCCAATTTCCAGCGGTGAAGGTGAGGTCAGATTTATCAAGTGTACCTTCTGTCGTATTGCTGCTAGTTAAATTTAAACTAACGTCAGCAGTAGGTTGAGTATTCAGTTTCACAGTAAAGTTAGCAGTTGTAGCGTTTTCTCCCGTTGTTAATGTAGTGGGAGTAATCGTAATTCCGGCGTTGTCGTTGTCGGTGATATTTGCGGTAACATCTGAAATCGCAATTCCGTTATAATTGGCGTCGCTACTGGTAGCTGTATGAGAAATCGTACCGCTATGATTTCCTTCAGTAACGTTATCGTTAATTCCAATAACTGTGATATTTTGAGCAATATTCCAATTAGCTGATGTGAAGGTTACGGTAGTTGGTGATGTTCCGGTTTGAGTACCGTTGTTAATGGCAATTGTGACATCGGAAGTCGGTTGGGAAGTGAGGACAATATCGTAACTATCTGTCGCACCACCTTCGATGATATTTGTGTTACCACCAGATTGGGTAATCGTAATTCCGGCGTTGTCGTTGTCGGTGATATTTGCGGTAACATCTAAAATCGCAATTCCGTTATAATTGGCGTCGCTGCTGGTAGCTGTATGAGAAATCGTACCGCTATGATTTCCTTCAGTAACGTTATCGTTAATTCCAATAACTGTGATATTTTGAGCAATATTCCAATTAGCTGATGTGAAGGTTACGGTAGTTGGTGATGTTCCGGTTTGAGTACCGTTGTTAATGGCAATTGTGACATCGGAAGTCGGTTGGGAAGTGAGGACAATATCGTAACTATCTGTCGCACCACCTTCGATGATATTTGTGTTACCACCAGATTGGGTAATCGTAATTCCGGCGTTGTCGTTGTCGGTGTTTGTGACGGGAACATCTGCGACGTCTAAATTGTTGTAATTGGTGTCAGCGCTAGTCGATTTGGCGGTAATAATGTTGTAGGCAATATTACCATCAACGATGAAGTCGTCTTGACCGATAATTGTAACGGTTTGGTCTAGATTCCAATTCGCTGATGTGAAGATGAGGGAAGATTTATCGGTTTTACCTTCTTGGATGTTGTCGCTATCTAAATTAATCGTAACGTCAGCGGTGGGTTGACTGTTTAGTTTGACGGTAAAGGTAGCGGTTCCTCCAGCTTCCGTTGTGGTTAATCCGGCGTTTTGGGTGACGATAATACTTGCGGTATCGTCGTTGGTAATTGTGCCAGTTCCGATGTTAGCGGTGGTGTCAATCTTGGCGTTGGTGGCGCTATCTAAATTGACGGTAAAAGTTTCGTCGCTTTCGGCAATTTGGTCGCCTTTTGCTTGAACGGTGATGGTTTGGGTGAGGGAACCGCCTGCGGTAAAGGTGATGCTATTGTCGTTGTCGATATAGTCGTTACCAGCAAGGGTAGCAGTACCGTCGTTGGTGGTGTAATTGAGGGTAACGTTTTGGGTGGTGGCGCGAGAAAGTTTGGCGGTAAAAATGTAGTCAGTCGTACCGCTATTGCCTTCGTTTTGGCTGATGGAAGTGGGTGTAATGCTGACGGTAGGTACGTCGATGATGACGTCGTTGGAAAATTCGGAGGTGTCGTTAGTGGTGAGGTTGGTGACGGTGGCGGTGACGAAATTACCGAGGGATGCTAGTGATAGATTGGTGACGGTAAAGTTTGCGTTGCCGGAAGCATCGGTGGTAATGTTAGAGAAACCGATATAGGTTTTGCCTTCGCCGTTTCCAGAGGCATCTAATACGTTGTTGGCGAA
Protein-coding sequences here:
- the galE gene encoding UDP-glucose 4-epimerase GalE — its product is MSEAKSTILVTGGAGYIGTHAVLALKRAGYEVIVLDNLVYGHRELVEDVLQVKLIVGDTNDRTLLDELFATHNIAAVMHFAAYIAVGESVVEPGKYYRNNVTGTLTLLEAMVAASVKKFVFSSTCAVYGEPQKVPIPEDHPYNPMSPYASSKLMVERILADFDVAYGLKSVIFRYFNAAGAEPTGLLGEDHNPETHLIPLVLLAALGKRESITILGTDYPTPDGTGVRDYIHVCDLADAHVLGVKYLLKGNNSEIFNLGNGNGFSVREVIETGKAVTGRDFKVVESDRRPGDVPVLVGSSDKAKQNLGWSPQYLDLREIVMHAWQWHQKRHE
- the pap gene encoding polyphosphate:AMP phosphotransferase, which gives rise to MLDNLDLDLCLDKAAYKSQIETLMRTLRSLQKACWEKKMPVIVVLEGWAAAGKGALVKKMVGYMDPRGFAVHPIWPPSPEEQQYPFLWRFWKQLPARGSIGFFYHSWYIHVLEDRLFERVKETQVPMVMQHINAFEHQMADDGVAIAKFWIHLSEKELKQRLKKYASDSLQSWRVRREDWQQHKNYDKYVALAEEMLVYTSTGPAPWTLVEGDCQRWARVKVLTQLASSIQEALDRLHYRTPAPILPPPDHLNPSEPDFLAQVDLNLSLSHGEYKKQLRHEQIRLLKLQQRIDENQIPVLVLFEGWDAAGKGGAIKRLTDILDPRSYKVNAFAAPTEEEKAHHYLWRFWRKLPTAGRFGIFDRSWYGRVLVERVEGFATETEWRRAYQEINEFEAQLTGDGYVLVKFWLHISPEKQLERFNERENDSFKGYKLTEEDWRNREKWPLYEVAVNQAIQRTSTPTAPWTSIAANDKYYARVKVIQTVTDAIRRQLKNR
- a CDS encoding sugar transferase, translated to MMTHTALSPTLVPSARSLSFPAHHPSTSSTLKRLVDIAGSIVGLLILAIVFVPIAIAIKLDNPGPILYSQDRCGLRGQRFKIRKFRSMVTNADALKSQIKNEAKGLIFKNENDPRVTRVGRFLRKTSLDELPQFWNVLVGEMSLVGTRPPTFDEVANYNDHHWRRLNVKPGLTGEWQVNGRSSVKDFEDIVLLDLRYQNVWTPLYDMTLILKTVQVVLAKKGAC
- a CDS encoding pentapeptide repeat-containing protein codes for the protein MERSFLLRLYEMGERDFTGVDLRGADLSGVTLIDVNLSGANLTGANLSRAFLTKSNLSGAFLNWANLTFVKMSEGYMADADFTKADISGAFMVKSNLSRAKLSGANLTGVNLRGSDLEKANLCGANLENINLRGANLIGANLNWAKLSGARLSGAALYGAFLNNVNLTGAFLNGVDLNGVDLNGANLSEAKLNGAKLQAANLTATNFSEAQLHGVSLTGADLTGADLTNASLCKAKLNWSNLSKADLSKADLKGANLLGAKIDGAEFTDVTMFDSTRRYLCTIATGTTVWSGRETRATLTFSPNPARQAILS